The segment TGGTTCAGTGGGCGTTTGGACACCCTGTGAACAGAGGTAAAAAAGCATTTATCCTCTTCCTACAAAAGAGGAGGTCTTCTGCTATTATCATTTTTCGTAGTAATTAACTGGCTGAGGCCTTCCTAATAAATAACCTTGAAAAACATCGCAGCCTTGTGCTGTCAAGTATTGCAATTGTTGTTCATCCTCAATTCCTTCTGCAATAATACTAAAGCCTAACTCATGTGCTAAATGAATCATACTATTAACAATTGCCTTGCTTTTAACAGAAGTCATACAGGTAGCAATAAATGTTTGATCAATTTTCATACCATGAATAGGTAAATCCTTTAAATATTTGAAATTAGAAAAACCTGTACCATAATCATCAATCTCTACTTCCATACCACTATCATATAATTTTTGAATAATAGGAATGACATTTTCCACTGAAAATGCTGAAATTCCTTCAGTGATTTCAATTTTAATACAACTATATATACGGTGAAAGAAAATTAGAGTTTCAAGCACAGCCTATTCACCGTATTTTCAGGTGTTTGATTAATCATTTGGATAAAGCCTTGGACAGCACGTTGAATCTTTCCGACATTTGAGTAAAAGACATTGTGGATCACCGTTGTCTTCATCCATTTCCACAGTCCTTCGATTAAATTTAAATTGGGACTGTACGGCGGAAGGAACAGAAATTCAAAGAAATCTTGATACTTTTCTAAAAATGGTTGAATCAATTTCGCATGGTGTATGCGCGCATTGTCTAATACCATCACGATGCGTTCATTCGGATAACGAGCGATGACTTTTTCTAAAAAACTTAGGAATTCAACAGCGGTATATTGTTCTTCTTGCACGCAAAATACATCGCCCGTTTCGTAATCCAATGTACCAATTAGCTTAACCCCTTGATGTCGGCCATATGTTGGAATGATTTTTTGTTGACCTTTAAGAAACCACGTGTTGGAAATCGCTTGGTAATCACGGATCATTGACTCGTCTTCAAATAAAATACGATCAATTTGACCATGAATTAGTTTTTTTTCGCCTGTTCAAATTTTTCAAGGAAAACTGCTTGTTTGAGGGGGTCTGCTTTTTCCAATGTATACGTTGGTTTCGTATAACTTAAACCAAGACGGTACAATAAATCACGTGTCCCACGTACAGAAAAAGACACACCAAATGTTCGCTCAATCCAATCGCGAAGAAGAGGCGCTGTCCAGTTCATTTCAACGGGAAAACCAGCATCTTTAGGCGTTTGGTTGACAATTGTCGCGACGACTCGTGCTTCTTGTTCAGCCGTTAAATGACGCTTTCGACCAGGTTGTTTTTTACGTCCAAGTCCAGCGATCCCTTTTTCACAATAAGCTTTGCGATAATTGAACAGCGTCGCTAAAGAAAGACCTGTATAGTCGACAATTTTTTCATACGATTCGCCGGAAAGTAACATATAAATCACTTGGTAGCGAACGAACATTTTATGATTGTTTTCTTCTTTCATGACAAGCTTTAATTCTTCTAAAGCAGCAGGAATTTGTTCTTCAGGAATTAGGACAATTTTACGCATCATTTTTCTCCGTTTCATATCTATTAAGAATAGTATACAGGAAAACGAAGAAAAAGAGTGTAAGTCTAAAAGTTAATCACCTTATATATAGATTGAATATTATATTTTTCACATAATTGCAATAAGCGTGAAACAAGCTGTTCATCAAAAAATTGTCTGATGGATAAATTAAAGGCAATTTTAATTTGTTTTGACATAACATTTTGTAATCTTAGGAAATCTTGCAGCATTTGCTCAAACAACAAATAACTAAGTGGAATAATTAAACCTGTTCGTTCTGCTAATGGGATAAATTTGGCTGGGGAAATAAAACCATGTGTTTCATCATACCAGCGAGCAAGTGATTCAAAGCCTATGATTTCATGATGTGCATTCCATTGGGGTTGATAGTGCATAGTAAATGCTTTTGTTTGTATCGCTCTAAATAATTTATTTTTCAATGCCAAATTTTCATCTATATCCTCCAACATGGTATGCTTGAAAAAAGCATATGTGTTTTTACCTTTTTTCTTTGCATAATCAATCGCTGTACTAATGTAATACACTAAATCTTGATAGCTTGTCGTATCTTCTGGATAGCGCACTCCTCCAATACAAAACGTCATATAATGCTCACTATCTAAATAATGAATAGGTGTATCGCACAGCTTTCTAAGTGTATGAATAAATGACTTTATCTGCTCCTTTGACATTGGGCATAGCAGGATAAATTCGTCACCATATGCTCGTGTTAAGAGTACATGATGGTGTTGACTAATAGCCTTTAAGCGCTCACTAATTTTTTTCAATATTTGATTGGCATGTTCCATCCCTATACTTTCATTCAAGCTTTTAAAATCATCAATATTAATTTTCAATAAATAAAATGGCTCATTGGCTGCTATTTTTTTCGTTACGATGCTTTCTAAATAAATACTGTTCGGTAAACCTGTAATCGAATCATGTACAAGCTGCTCTTCCAGCTTAAATGCTAACATTTTTTTCTCTGTAATATCAGAGCGAATCGCTATGTATTGCTCCACTTCGCCTAATTCGTTTTTGGAGGGCACAATTGTTGTATCCACCCAATAAACTGTTCCATCCTTTGCCTGATTACAAATTTCCCCTCGCCAGGTCGTCCCTTGTGAAATGACCTCCCACATATTTTTAAAGAAGGAAGCGTCATGGTAACCAGAATTAATAATGCGATGTGTTTTACCGAGTAGTTCGTCCTTTGAATATTTTGATATATCACAAAAATTTTGGTTTGCATATAAAATACATCCCTTTGTATCTGTAACCGCTAAGATGGTCGTTGCATCCAATGCTTCATATACATTTACTATTTTTTTAAGCTCCTGCATCAGTTCCATTTTTTCACTCAATTCTATTTTTTATAAATGTAAACAACAGAAATCACTAACAAAATATCTAAAATTCAACATAGTTATCTTTACCAGTAGATTATTCTACCAAAAAATCCGAAATATTAAATCCTAAAAAATACATATACCCCATTACATTATAATAGTCCTTTCATATGTGTTTTTTTGAATATTATTACAATTTCAAACAAAATATTTTTCATCATAGGCACTTAGTTAAATAAATATCTGACTATTTTTTAGTAGCTATGATTTCACGTAGTTTTTTGCGACATTTTTTACAATTATAAACAAAACTTTCGCAAGCAATGTGCAATAAGATAGGAGATTATTAGATAAGGACAAAGGTGAGGAGTTGGGACTAAATATAGCATTATGTCATTATTCATACAGCATTCATATGATCCATAGCAGCTAGAGCCTCTAGAACGTAGGCTTTTCGATATAAGTGGATTTTAGCTGAAAACGTTTATTTTTAATTTAGGATAAATGCCTATTCACTTAGGACTGAACATCATATATTGGTAATGTACCCTACTCGCTTTCCATCTTTGCTCATACTTCAGCAAGAAACACATCCCCATTTTATTTGGTCACTTATTAAACAATAGGTGACCTTTTTCGCTCGGTGACAAATTAGCCGATTTTAGGAGGATAGCATGTTGAACAATCAAGAGGAAACTAAGTCCGTCAGCCAAGCCGCGAAGCTTGCTGTTATCGCAGGTGCTATTACAACACTTGGCGATGCACTAGCCACCGTTGCAGCAGGTCTTGCCTTAGAAGATGAATTAAAGGAAAATGAGCGTAGTCAGCAAAATATTGACAAGCTCCAAAAACAAATTGATGAATTACACTATGAGGTCAAGCAGCTAAAGAGAATGCTCCGTTAACATTATTTCTCAGGCAATGAAGTGAATAGCCCATAAAAAAACTAGGCTCTCCCCTTTTATGGAGAACCTAGTTTTTTGTTACTATGCGTGTTCATTTCTAGCATACCATAACATCCTCAACAATTTCTGAACAAACTATCTAAAAATACCATGCTCATACAAATATTCATAGGAAAGGTCTACAAATAAATATTCATGCTCGTTAATGGCGATGGAGAATGTTCTTGTAATTTCGCCTGTTTCAATATCACGATATAATTCAGAGATTTCGCCGCTTTGATCGTTACGCATTTTAATAATGGTTTGCAAGAAATAAGGTCGCCAGCTCCAATTTTTATTAATAGCTTGTGGCTGGAGTTCCCACTTGC is part of the Lysinibacillus sp. FSL K6-0232 genome and harbors:
- a CDS encoding EAL domain-containing protein produces the protein MLETLIFFHRIYSCIKIEITEGISAFSVENVIPIIQKLYDSGMEVEIDDYGTGFSNFKYLKDLPIHGMKIDQTFIATCMTSVKSKAIVNSMIHLAHELGFSIIAEGIEDEQQLQYLTAQGCDVFQGYLLGRPQPVNYYEK
- a CDS encoding IS630 family transposase (programmed frameshift), which gives rise to MRKIVLIPEEQIPAALEELKLVMKEENNHKMFVRYQVIYMLLSGESYEKIVDYTGLSLATLFNYRKAYCEKGIAGLGRKKQPGRKRHLTAEQEARVVATIVNQTPKDAGFPVEMNWTAPLLRDWIERTFGVSFSVRGTRDLLYRLGLSYTKPTYTLEKADPLKQAVFLEKFEQAKKLIHGQIDRILFEDESMIRDYQAISNTWFLKGQQKIIPTYGRHQGVKLIGTLDYETGDVFCVQEEQYTAVEFLSFLEKVIARYPNERIVMVLDNARIHHAKLIQPFLEKYQDFFEFLFLPPYSPNLNLIEGLWKWMKTTVIHNVFYSNVGKIQRAVQGFIQMINQTPENTVNRLCLKL
- a CDS encoding EAL domain-containing protein — its product is MSEKMELMQELKKIVNVYEALDATTILAVTDTKGCILYANQNFCDISKYSKDELLGKTHRIINSGYHDASFFKNMWEVISQGTTWRGEICNQAKDGTVYWVDTTIVPSKNELGEVEQYIAIRSDITEKKMLAFKLEEQLVHDSITGLPNSIYLESIVTKKIAANEPFYLLKINIDDFKSLNESIGMEHANQILKKISERLKAISQHHHVLLTRAYGDEFILLCPMSKEQIKSFIHTLRKLCDTPIHYLDSEHYMTFCIGGVRYPEDTTSYQDLVYYISTAIDYAKKKGKNTYAFFKHTMLEDIDENLALKNKLFRAIQTKAFTMHYQPQWNAHHEIIGFESLARWYDETHGFISPAKFIPLAERTGLIIPLSYLLFEQMLQDFLRLQNVMSKQIKIAFNLSIRQFFDEQLVSRLLQLCEKYNIQSIYKVINF